TTTGTATTCCTATGGTATTTATAAGGTCACTCATAAACTTATTCTTTCTTCAGTTTGTCAATCTTTCATGGTTTAAAACAGCTTGCAGTTTTATTGTTGTTTCATCAAATATCTTTACAAGCATAGTCTATGAGAAAATTTCATTGTAATTTTGCATATTGTATCATATAAAACTTTTGATCCTGTATCATGGATCTTTTTTTGTTTATCACACAAATGAATGCTTTTCTATATTAAATTTGTTTAAGTACTTCCACAGGTTGAGGCACGAAAATACTATGACTAGCGTTACACAATCAATTATTTTCAGTAATGTGTCATTTTCATATCTAAAGAAGCTAAGCACATGCAAGACAGATAAGATTCCTTTTATTTACAGTTCTTTTTCATAATCTGAATTGCACACTTGGATTGAAAATAGGTGAAAACTCACATCTTttgttcttcataatcaataataTATAGCACATCAAAATCAAATTTGCGCTTCTCCTACTTAATATAGACAGGTAAATTCTAACCTGATTTTTGGTTGGGTCACAAATTATATCAGGAACAATAAGCTTTCAGATTAGATTCCTCTTATCTTCATGTACCATCAAAAAAGAGCCATCATTTTGGAATCTCCTGTAATTGCTATGTCATAATAATACATGCACTCTCTCTTGTTTATATAAAGGACAGAATGAAAATTTTTCCTCTTGACTCCATTGTGCGATCCTTTTAATTTTGTGTCAAATAGCTTTCATTGTCTTGCCATTTATGGATGTGGGTCACTTTTTTATTTAGTGATTTTCATGAAACCATAATAAGCCATGATAACAATGTCATTTGCCACTCTTTTGCTGGGACCTCTTTGCGTATTCAATAGCCATACGCCTATATCGCTGCTGCATGTATCACTGTGTTATGCTGAAACAACCTCACTTTGATATACAGGTAAATCAATGTTCTGTTTTTCATACTATTCTCGAAAGGACAATATTTTCAAGTACATGATGTTCTATTTTGTGATGTATACAGAACACAGTGATCTTTTTAGTAACATATTAAGGAAACATGGAGCAGAAGGAGAACAACAGCTGGGCCAGGCACAATTCGCACAATTACTTCAGCTCATTCTGCAAGATCTTGCAGACGGTTTGGCTGAAAAGCCTGTTGTAGTTATCCAAAATTTGAAGGTTGTTAATGGCTCTAAGATAAAAAAGGTATGagattattttcatattaatttCCCATGTTAGATGTCAGTAATTCTTTGTAGATCATGAAATGagaaaaactatcaattccctggTCGATCAGATAGCttcaatgataaaaataaatagaaaacaGCACAATAAAATCTGATGCTGAATAAGGAATTATTTGCCATCAAGCTTGAGAAGATTCATAGTTCTGAGGATTGTTAGTTTCGCATAAAATACGGTGttcttttgatttgttgtgcacttCTCTTAAAGATCTGACAAAAAATTTTGGATTCGGAAAAATACCAAAGTTGATGAGGAGATACCTATCAGAGATAACAAATTAATACTTTTCTTGATGCCTAACTCCATCTCTTAGTTATCAAGTTTGTCTACTTCCCAGCAAAGTATGCTTAACATTTCTGTTTGTTTGCAGTTGTTAGAACATAAGGAGCTCCTCGATGATGAGATGGAGAGCATGTTTGGAGATTGGAATGCTCGCGGTCGTGGAGAGGGAAACATGGAGCGATTGCAGGGTCTCCTCAAGGCAAAAGGATCCAGACTAGGCCTGCCTCCAGCTGAGTCTAACGAAGCAGTAGCGCTTCTCTACGACCAAATCTTCTCAGAGATCAAGGAAGAAGTGATCGCCGGAGAATtgacaagagatgcattccacattGTTGTTAGTGATATCATGGAAAAGCTTGTAGATCAACTCGAAGCAAACCCCATCTTTACTGACATGGGGAGTTGAGGCATGTCGTGGTTCTCTCTTCAATGTACCCCATCTTTAAATATGAAGTCTCTCCCGAATGAATTTGTGGCTGGAGGTCAATATGTTGACCTATTATCACACACACGAAGAGTGCAGATAACTACA
The DNA window shown above is from Musa acuminata AAA Group cultivar baxijiao chromosome BXJ2-4, Cavendish_Baxijiao_AAA, whole genome shotgun sequence and carries:
- the LOC135610019 gene encoding uncharacterized protein LOC135610019, coding for MANGGLTVVDGSTLRADDLRLPLPDGAVSGARLLQHAESEVAARLFGLSLPDPLRSAAFRRLAGGDARSFEEEVIDADSVKRKVREYLLALADDLADDPLAILVLDGSALRVFLDDEDDFAMLAENLFTDLDVDDRGKLSKKKIQDALVLMGVEMGVPTFSEHSDLFSNILRKHGAEGEQQLGQAQFAQLLQLILQDLADGLAEKPVVVIQNLKVVNGSKIKKLLEHKELLDDEMESMFGDWNARGRGEGNMERLQGLLKAKGSRLGLPPAESNEAVALLYDQIFSEIKEEVIAGELTRDAFHIVVSDIMEKLVDQLEANPIFTDMGS